In Prosthecomicrobium sp. N25, one DNA window encodes the following:
- a CDS encoding flavin reductase family protein, which yields MTVMTRPTGRTSGGARFKLGMRSLVGGVTVIGAHGPDGHPVGLTATAVTSLTADPPSLLVCVNRQSTIASALGEDAAFSVNVLTDRQTDVARAFGGQMDVRGTSRFAFGNWMRSAESEVPLLVGCRVAFDCTVAHVHDWATHHVVIGTVRDIHFFDAEAGPLAYCDGGYRSVVPLPGDA from the coding sequence ATGACCGTCATGACCCGGCCGACCGGCAGGACCTCGGGAGGCGCGCGCTTCAAGCTCGGCATGCGGTCGCTCGTCGGCGGGGTGACGGTGATCGGCGCCCACGGTCCGGACGGCCACCCGGTCGGCCTGACCGCGACCGCCGTGACGTCGCTGACCGCCGACCCGCCCTCGCTCCTCGTCTGCGTCAACCGGCAGAGCACGATCGCCTCGGCCCTCGGGGAGGACGCGGCCTTCTCGGTCAACGTGCTGACCGACCGGCAGACCGACGTGGCGCGCGCCTTCGGCGGGCAGATGGACGTGCGCGGGACGAGCCGCTTCGCCTTCGGCAACTGGATGCGCTCGGCGGAGAGCGAGGTGCCCCTCCTCGTCGGCTGTCGGGTCGCGTTCGACTGCACCGTCGCGCATGTGCACGACTGGGCCACCCACCACGTGGTCATCGGCACGGTGCGCGACATCCACTTCTTCGACGCGGAGGCCGGCCCCCTCGCCTATTGCGACGGCGGCTACCGGTCGGTCGTTCCGCTGCCGGGAGACGCCTGA
- a CDS encoding LLM class flavin-dependent oxidoreductase — MIKPHPLKGPNKFKLGVFSANADGGLAITDVPERWRASWDDNLAAVGIADRAGLEFFLPIARWKGFGGKNRVREWSFETFTWAAGLAASTERIGLFMTVHVPIVHPVYAAKALATVDHISGGRAGLNIVCGWNPAEFGMFGIELGDDGYGRAGEWIDVIDRCYGTQQPFDFDGKYYKLKQVVSRPASVQVPRPVTMNAAFGPPGRDYAARYCDFLFSTFTDIEDGRRHVTDMRERSKAYQREVGVYTVCHVVARETQKEAEDYYQRYAVTEADHAAVDLHMSQKAEFANSHDKRAFDLYRKRFAGGAGSYPLVGTPEFIVEEMLKISNEGYAGAALTFVNYAYELPFFCDRVLPLMKQAGLRVV; from the coding sequence GTGATCAAGCCGCATCCCCTCAAGGGCCCCAACAAGTTCAAGCTCGGCGTCTTCTCCGCCAACGCGGACGGGGGGCTCGCCATCACGGACGTGCCGGAGCGCTGGCGGGCGAGCTGGGACGACAACCTGGCGGCCGTCGGCATCGCGGACCGGGCAGGCCTGGAGTTCTTCCTGCCGATCGCGCGCTGGAAGGGCTTCGGCGGCAAGAACCGGGTGCGGGAGTGGTCCTTCGAGACCTTCACGTGGGCGGCGGGGCTGGCGGCCTCCACCGAACGGATCGGCCTCTTCATGACGGTCCACGTGCCGATCGTGCATCCGGTCTACGCCGCCAAGGCGCTGGCGACCGTCGACCACATCTCGGGCGGGCGGGCCGGGCTCAACATCGTGTGCGGCTGGAACCCGGCCGAGTTCGGCATGTTCGGGATCGAACTCGGCGACGACGGCTACGGCCGGGCGGGCGAGTGGATCGACGTCATCGACCGCTGCTACGGGACCCAGCAGCCCTTCGACTTCGACGGCAAGTACTACAAGCTGAAGCAGGTCGTCTCGCGGCCGGCGAGCGTGCAGGTCCCGCGGCCCGTCACCATGAACGCCGCCTTCGGCCCGCCGGGGCGGGACTACGCGGCGCGCTACTGCGACTTCCTGTTCTCCACCTTCACGGACATCGAGGACGGCCGCCGGCACGTCACCGACATGCGCGAGCGGTCGAAGGCCTACCAGCGCGAGGTCGGCGTCTACACGGTCTGCCATGTGGTGGCGCGCGAGACGCAGAAGGAGGCGGAGGACTATTACCAGCGCTACGCGGTCACCGAGGCGGACCACGCCGCCGTCGACCTGCACATGAGCCAGAAGGCGGAGTTCGCCAACTCCCACGACAAGCGCGCCTTCGACCTCTACCGCAAGCGCTTCGCCGGCGGAGCGGGCTCCTACCCGCTGGTCGGCACGCCGGAGTTCATCGTCGAGGAGATGCTGAAGATCTCCAACGAGGGCTACGCGGGCGCGGCGCTGACCTTCGTCAACTACGCCTACGAGCTGCCCTTCTTCTGCGACCGGGTCCTGCCGCTGATGAAGCAGGCCGGGCTCCGGGTGGTCTGA